Within the Candidatus Neomarinimicrobiota bacterium genome, the region TGGCGCCCTCACCGAGAAGGAGGTGGCGGCTACCGGCCTGTCGCTGGACGACATCCGCACTCGCTCTTTCAAGACCATTATGGACCGCCGCTGAGGGCGACGACGCCACATTCGGACCACGCCCATTTCGCCAACCGACCACCCGGAGGACCGCCCCATGCCAAGCCCACTCACCACCCATGTGCTGGACACCGCCGCCGGGCGTCCCGCCGCGGGCATCGCCATCCAGCTGGCCCGGCTCGACGACGCCGAGCAGTGGCAGCCCCTCGCTGAAAGCACCACCGACGCCGACGGGCGCAGCGCCTCGCTGCTGGCCGGCCAGTCCACCCTTGCCCCCGGCACCTACCGCCTCACCTTCCAGGTGGCGGCCTACTTCCAGGCCCGGCAGGTGGACAGCCTCTTCACCGCGATACC harbors:
- the uraH gene encoding hydroxyisourate hydrolase — translated: MPSPLTTHVLDTAAGRPAAGIAIQLARLDDAEQWQPLAESTTDADGRSASLLAGQSTLAPGTYRLTFQVAAYFQARQVDSLFTAIPVVFTIRSPQEHVHVPLLLSPFGYTTYRGS